The Crassostrea angulata isolate pt1a10 unplaced genomic scaffold, ASM2561291v2 HiC_scaffold_204, whole genome shotgun sequence genome has a segment encoding these proteins:
- the LOC128169748 gene encoding uncharacterized protein LOC128169748, translating into MEDVPGTSKAPYIMPGKSTENFFRLCQLIMTICSDLLRDILSHYIQPSDLRSELDKNRKRLENKMNYQQRSLIYPATGNAPLVAKDMDISVIYIILRNICKISDHKKGWGNAPCKGDTSIAACIERIRLQRNSITGHSTNGTVEDVEFQNIWAELKDAIVEIEKRLTGGELYQRLVDTLLTCNLNPTDAKMYKEKFDKLQSQLIVKQENIESIEQELQEQISMKRERVDNLEKKVEKCSERKRKNTEFSKRRKIEDLEKRLRRLEDLEKRVKSLEDEQRRLTSKITESEQVTKKGTMIDSPIPECITSARLMSAIDVPGSGWIDHIANVKIGRLWVSDYDKFLKEVNFQNVIQTVTDASCSFGKFDVTSEGFLLYVRRENIGCSIQKMTPGGKNVIMFTSDSNMIMCIHSSKINMDLIVCVHNTTNNSVQLARYGSTGETIRDIAVDGLGQELYKYPIYVTENRNGDVVVSDKEKKALVVVDSFGGHRFDYSGYHSQLSPGGICTDVYRHILVADCHFNNSSIHILDQDGKFLLVLLSTQECKNIQFLALCVDDKNNLYVGDEGKKIKVYKYLKD; encoded by the exons ATGGAAGATGTACCTGGAACCTCCAAAGCTCCTTATATAATGCCGGGAAAATCTACAGAAAATTTCTTCCGCCTCTGTCAACTCATCATGACTATTTGTAGCGATTTGCTGCGGGACATCCTAAGTCATTACATTCAACCCTCTGACCTAAGATCGGAGCTAGATAAGAACAGAAAAAggttggaaaataaaatgaactatCAGCAAAGAAGTCTTATATACCCAGCCACCGGAAATGCACCTCTAGTCGCAAAGGACATGGATATAAGTGTAATTTACATCATTTTACGCAACATTTGCAAGATTTCTGACCATAAGAAGGGCTGGGGAAATGCTCCATGCAAGGGTGATACAAGCATCGCAGCATGTATAGAAAGAATAAGATTGCAAAGGAATTCAATAACAGGTCACTCCACAAATGGCACGGTTGAAGATGTCGAGTTTCAGAATATTTGGGCTGAACTAAAAGATGCTATTGTCGAGATTGAGAAACGATTAACAGGCGGAGAGTTATATCAAAGGCTTGTAGACACATTGCTTACTTGTAATCTCAACCCTACGGACGCAAAAATGTATAAAGAGAAGTTCGACAAATTGCAAA GTCAACTCATTGTTAAACAAG AGAATATCGAGAGCATCGAGCAAGAACTGCAAG aACAGATTTCCATGAAAAGAG aAAGAGTAGATAATTTAGAAAAGAAGGTTGAAAAATGCAGTG agagaaagagaaaaaatacaGAGTTTTCTAAGCGAAGGAAAATTGAAG atCTGGAAAAAAGACTTAGAAGATTAGAAG ATCTGGAGAAAAGAGTAAAAAGTTTGGAAG ATGAACAAAGGAGACTGACATCTAAGATAACAG AATCAGAGCAAGTGACAAAAAAGGGAACCATGATAG ATTCACCAATACCAGAATGCATTACGTCAGCTCGTCTAATGTCAGCTATTGATGTGCCTGGCAGTGGATGGATTGACCATATCGCCAACGTGAAAATAGGAAGATTGTGGGTGAGTGATTATGACAAATTTCTTAAGGAAGTCAACTTTCAAAACGTCATTCAGACCGTTACTGATGCCAGTTGTTCCTTTGGAAAGTTTGACGTCACCAGTGAAGGGTTCTTATTGTACGTCCGTAGAGAAAATATAGGCTGTAGCATTCAAAAGATGACACCAGGTGGAAAAAATGTTATCATGTTCACATCAGATTCAAATATGATTATGTGTATTCACAGTTCCAAAATTAACATGGACCTCATAGTATGTGTGCACAATACAACAAACAATTCCGTTCAATTGGCAAGGTATGGCAGTACAGGAGAAACGATCAGGGACATTGCAGTGGACGGACTTGGACAGGAACTGTATAAATACCCAATTTACGTTACGGAAAACAGGAACGGAGACGTTGTGGTTTCTGATAAAGAGAAAAAAGCTTTAGTTGTTGTAGACAGCTTTGGGGGACATCGGTTTGACTATTCAGGCTATCACTCCCAGCTTAGTCCCGGTGGTATCTGTACCGACGTCTATAGACACATACTGGTGGCTGATTGTCATTTCAATAATTCGAGTATCCACATTCTTGACCAGGATGGAAAATTCTTGCTTGTGCTTTTGTCAACTCAAGAGTGtaaaaatattcagtttttagCTTTGTGTGTGGACGACAAAAACAATCTCTATGTTGGCGATGAgggcaaaaaaattaaagtttataaGTACTTGAAAGACTAA